A region from the Hypericibacter adhaerens genome encodes:
- a CDS encoding type II toxin-antitoxin system ParD family antitoxin, with protein sequence MATMNVSLPETMKAWVERQAEGGRYGNASDYIRDLIRKDQERKAAIAALQAAITEGVESGEPQFFDAAAFKLRMRKKHVVR encoded by the coding sequence ATGGCAACGATGAATGTTTCGCTCCCCGAGACGATGAAGGCATGGGTCGAGCGTCAGGCCGAAGGCGGCCGCTACGGCAATGCGAGTGACTATATCCGCGACCTGATCCGCAAGGATCAGGAACGGAAGGCCGCGATCGCTGCCTTGCAGGCCGCCATCACCGAAGGCGTCGAGAGCGGAGAGCCGCAGTTCTTCGACGCGGCAGCGTTCAAGCTGCGCATGCGAAAGAAGCATGTCGTCCGGTAA
- a CDS encoding lysozyme, with the protein MRLGPRGLALIRSFESLRLEAYQDPVGVWTIGYGHTGPEVGPGNKVTEAEAERQLQHDLAEREPALSALLRDGIRPSEFDALLSFAFNLGVARLKGSTLLALHNQGDRLGAAKQFPLWDRAGGRELRGLLRRRFAEAALYLEDN; encoded by the coding sequence ATGCGCCTGGGCCCTCGCGGTCTCGCCCTGATCCGGTCGTTCGAGAGCCTGCGGCTCGAGGCCTATCAGGACCCGGTGGGCGTCTGGACGATCGGCTACGGCCATACCGGGCCGGAGGTCGGACCCGGCAACAAGGTGACCGAAGCCGAGGCCGAGCGGCAGCTCCAGCACGACCTGGCGGAGCGAGAGCCGGCCCTCTCGGCCCTGCTGCGCGACGGCATCCGCCCTTCGGAGTTCGATGCTCTCCTGAGCTTCGCTTTCAATCTCGGCGTCGCCCGGCTCAAAGGCTCGACGCTTCTGGCCCTGCATAATCAAGGCGACCGGCTGGGTGCGGCCAAGCAATTCCCGCTGTGGGACCGGGCCGGCGGCCGCGAGCTGCGCGGCCTGCTGCGCCGGCGCTTCGCCGAAGCGGCGCTTTATCTCGAAGACAACTGA
- a CDS encoding type II toxin-antitoxin system RelE/ParE family toxin has translation MSSGKTRQYRLSPRALSDLDDIWRYTAETRSIEQADQYIDELVRMLATIAAMPTLARECSEFTPPVRIHLHEGRLIVYRIADDHVAILRLLGGRQDWVSILKSADL, from the coding sequence ATGTCGTCCGGTAAAACGCGGCAATACCGGCTCTCGCCCCGTGCGCTCTCCGACCTCGACGATATCTGGCGATACACGGCGGAAACCCGGTCGATCGAGCAAGCAGACCAATACATCGATGAGCTGGTGCGAATGCTGGCGACAATCGCCGCCATGCCGACGCTGGCGCGGGAGTGCAGCGAGTTCACGCCGCCTGTGCGTATCCATCTGCATGAAGGTCGCCTGATCGTCTACAGGATCGCCGACGATCACGTCGCCATCCTGCGCCTGCTGGGCGGACGGCAGGATTGGGTTTCCATCCTGAAGTCGGCGGATCTGTGA